From Penicillium psychrofluorescens genome assembly, chromosome: 6, one genomic window encodes:
- a CDS encoding uncharacterized protein (ID:PFLUO_009212-T1.cds;~source:funannotate), with protein MDNANIDGPIQRPDIADAMNGASASTEKTGNFSNSINGPVHVNGASIDRSNRQSKAPAGQMAGLTPAEPFEIPHITQGFFSFGILVNRATQQCWNDLSELITELAAVQVPPQEFSTSLATTNGKSPGNQSSDNLHKKLRVLDFAHAKRAEFIKLLVLSQWSRQAVDVSRLIDLQGFIRTRHQAYAAAVQYVGEMKRDLVRAQVANPDLKTALEVLSKGQVKSLPDLGYKPPKPLTARVTLKKLQKINRIISIRLALHDEVPIPLRNYRVHDGRVTFTVFGEYELDLSVAEESKSSQFFFVDIRFLFSPSSPIPKGRIFNELDAKINDVLRDDGLIGCFEILHGLVLTNKVSILFRQAKDLARGLWSDILRIELLHRTLVVQYWSLKPGPKSWIELGVRRGHRSNDVNRRDCRISHIGLRWMRDGQQANSDDIQFDLELLSMERILRGVIAQHTAHLLSTAYATLRKNLLFSNHFLTLRAQLSQSEPGDCHLDVQLTTSRHLRVSMEPMSGAITFSGTPNVMERLETDRSPNRSSADEIVSRISRLRCVAAVEEIEAGTKALGLETVSQRGLGVDPRRVFPSNILRSTFFTHHLWDRRWVAAATSSMDGDHWWLVQVRPGRTVKTAPPSGTVGHNASSLESVHRVSNTLVSEGRLDYAALADLVHALTGMLSIYANARCLANLPGMDFHPSLENLHLGTQFEVPDLFFRYNVSQLPSAFRIALPAGLERKSYVQDTVRLAFHGTDRHNRAVLLVAYGTLRGRIKAIVPLISKMDPSIITQDNGGGFALRLLVPAGHSVIAGLLERLQRLECVLSILQPLIQRGMEPRSLSLSRIAFAYGPAGKLNARFDINVSGPSLSKQIDVTEALSKAQSLFHLRLGIHFDGPSPHRRIQESLTVSLNHDFAKTGVVPILKLMSVTLPLLNALDQITSTGQPGSPVVHVIVRSPSTFQIRYPRLKARFQLFPHLNRGRLKWGLRDANRSKPADDNPVASMIREKIYNSKGDGWNGLGDGAVADMGKVGVLLVELNNVVRQLELSGASLEEGAKDQSSIAHQNAKEQHPTKDSVGARAPGKAPGAHANQDPKLNVGGMGSADIITID; from the exons ATGGACAATGCCAACATCGATGGACCTATCCAGCGCCCTGACATCGCTGATGCTATGAATGGTGCATCGGCCTCAACTGAGAAAACGGGCAATTTTTCCAACTCCATTAATGGACCGGTTCACGTCAACGGGGCCTCAATCGATCGTTCAAATCGGCAATCGAAAGCGCCGGCGGGCCAAATGGCTGGATTGACACCGGCAGAGCCCTTTGAAATACCACACATCACCCAAGGGTTTTTCTCATTTGGGATATTGGTCAATCGAGCGACGCAGCAATGCTGGAATGACTTGTCCGAATTGATAACAGAGTTGGCTGCCGTTCAAGTGCCCCCCCAAGAATTTTCAACCTCTCTGGCTACTACCAATGGCAAATCTCCAGGGAATCAGTCGTCGGATAATCTACACAAGAAACTACGAGTTTTGGACTTCGCTCATGCCAAGAGAGCCGAGTTTATCAAACTCCTTGTTCTCTCGCAATGGAGCCGACAGGCCGTAGATGTCAGTCGACTCATTGACCTCCAGGGCTTTATTCGAACTCGACATCAAGCAtatgctgctgctgtccaATATGTGGGTGAAATGAAACGGGACCTAGTCCGAGCGCAAGTGGCCAATCCAGATCTGAAAACCGCCTTGGAAGTTCTCTCGAAAGGCCAAGTCAAATCCTTACCAGAT CTTGGCTATAAGCCTCCGAAGCCGCTGACGGCACGTGTCACGCTTAAAAAGCTGCAAAAAATCAATCGAATTATCAGCATACGCCTAGCATTGCATGATGAAGTCCCGATCCCTCTGCGAAACTATCGAGTCCACGATGGTCGAGTTACTTTCACTGTTTTCGGGGAGTATGAGCTCGACCTCTCAGTTGCAGAGGAATCGAAAAGCTCCCAGTTTTTCTTCGTTGACATCCGCTTTCTGTTctcaccatcatccccaatTCCAAAAGGGCGGATTTTCAACGAGCTGGATGCCAAAATTAATGATGTTCTCCGAGACGACGGTTTGATCGGATGCTTTGAGATCCTACACGGCCTTGTGCTCACAAACAAAGTCAGCATCCTTTTCAGACAAGCAAAAGACCTTGCTCGCGGCCTTTGGTCGGATATCCTGCGCATTGAACTTCTCCATCGAACGCTTGTCGTCCAATACTGGTCACTGAAACCGGGGCCTAAAAGCTGGATTGAGCTCGGGGTCCGGAGAGGTCACCGCAGCAACGATGTTAACCGTCGGGATTGCAGGATATCGCATATTGGTTTGCGCTGGATGCGAGATGGCCAGCAAGCAAACAGTGATGACATCCAGTTCGATCTGGAGCTTCTTTCCATGGAGCGTATTTTGCGCGGCGTGATCGCACAACATACAGCCCACTTGCTTTCTACCGCATACGCCACACTCAGAAAAAACCTTCTTTTCTCGAATCATTTCCTTACCTTACGGGCTCAGCTATCTCAATCAGAGCCTGGAGATTGCCATCTCGATGTCCAACTTACAACTTCTCGCCATCTCCGAGTCTCTATGGAGCCCATGTCGGGCGCCATCACATTCTCCGGGACACCTAATGTTATGGAGCGGCTTGAAACCGATCGGAGTCCGAATAGGTCCTCAGCTGATGAGATCGTATCTCGGATCTCAAGGCTTCGTTGCGTTGCCGCTGTCGAAGAAATCGAAGCCGGCACAAAAGCGCTTGGTCTGGAGACTGTCAGTCAAAGAGGTCTGGGAGTTGACCCGCGCCGGGTATTTCCTTCAAACATTTTGCGATCTACCTTCTTCACACACCACCTCTGGGATCGTCGTTGGGTTGCCGCTGCTACAAGTAGCATGGATGGTGATCACTGGTGGTTGGTTCAGGTTCGGCCAGGTAGGACAGTGAAAACTGCACCACCTTCCGGCACTGTTGGCCACAACGCTTCGAGTCTCGAGTCGGTCCACAGGGTCAGCAACACTTTGGTCTCTGAGGGGCGACTTGACTACGCTGCGCTTGCAGATCTAGTGCATGCTCTGACAGGAATGCTTTCAATCTACGCCAATGCACGCTGTCTAGCAAATTTGCCGGGTATGGACTTTCATCCATCTTTGGAAAATCTGCACCTTGGGACTCAATTCGAAGTGCCGGATCTCTTCTTTCGGTACAACGTGTCACAGCTTCCTTCTGCTTTCCGGATAGCATTGCCTGCAGGGCTGGAGAGGAAATCCTATGTACAGGACACTGTTCGTCTGGCATTCCATGGAACTGATCGCCATAATCGAGCTGTTCTTCTAGTGGCATACGGCACTCTGAGAggccgcatcaaggccattgtTCCACTTATCTCAAAGATGGATCCTTCAATCATTACACAAGACAATGGTGGTGGTTTTGCACTTCGTCTACTTGTTCCTGCCGGCCACTCAGTGATCGCTGGGCTTCTTGAACGCCTACAAAGACTGGAATGCGTACTCTCGATTCTGCAGCCTCTTATACAGAGAGGAATGGAGCCTCgttccttgtccttgtcaaGGATTGCATTTGCCTATGGGCCAGCAGGAAAACTTAATGCGCGCTTTGATATTAACGTCTCAGGCCCCTCGTTATCCAAGCAAATTGATGTCACGGAAGCGTTGTCCAAAGCCCAATCCCTCTTTCATCTACGCCTGGGTATCCATTTTGACGGCCCCAGCCCTCATCGGCGGATCCAGGAGTCTCTTACTGTCTCTTTGAACCATGATTTCGCAAAAACGGGCGTGGTCCCGATTCTGAAACTCATGTCTGTTACACTTCCTCTGTTAAATGCCTTGGATCAAATTACCTCGACTGGCCAACCAGGTTCTCCGGTGGTGCACGTCATTGTGCGCAGTCCGAGCACATTTCAAATTCGCTATCCTCGGCTCAAGGCTCGGTTCCAGCTGTTTCCTCACCTGAATCGTGGTCGTCTGAAATGGGGGTTGAGAGATGCGAATCGATCAAAACCGGCTGATGATAATCCAGTCGCAAGCATGATCCGTGAGAAGATTTATAATTCCAAGGGCGATGGCTGGAATGGTCTTGGCGATGGTGCGGTGGCAGACATGGGTAAAGTGGGAGTTCTTCTTGTGGAGCTCAACAATGTTGTTCGCCAACTTGAGCTCAGCGGGGCATCGCTAGAGGAAGGTGCTAAGGACCAGTCAAGCATTGCACATCAGAACGCAAAAGAGCAACACCCCACTAAGGACAGCGTGGGAGCTCGTGCTCCTGGAAAGGCGCCTGGTGCGCATGCCAACCAGGATCCTAAGCTCAACGTTGGCGGAATGGGAAGCGCCGACATCATCACGATTGATTAG